A genome region from Carya illinoinensis cultivar Pawnee chromosome 2, C.illinoinensisPawnee_v1, whole genome shotgun sequence includes the following:
- the LOC122296183 gene encoding microtubule-associated protein RP/EB family member 1C-like isoform X1 → MATNIGMMDSAYFVGRSEILAWINSTLQLNLAKVEEACSGAVQCQLMDAVHPGMVPMHKVNLDAKSEYEMIQNYKVLQDVFNKLKITKHIEVNKLVKGRPLDNLEFMQWMKRYCDSVDGGTTHKYNALERREACKGGKGASKKAVLSQSSTKSSTAAPKTQSSNNARRNDASSAPNPSNPTLKASRPTSSGGPAYDKEVRSQHRKGNFGCVEVLILILMQITELKLSVDSLEKERDFYFGKLRDIEILCQSSEIEDSPVVEAIKKILYAADNDASVVAEAQAMLSHRKKEAEALSPIVEVSEEINNSETHKRKNIVNFDVDAVGITTLSPRQRVTDASDVCYSGSPLMT, encoded by the exons ATGGCGACGAATATCGGTATGATGGATTCGGCTTACTTCGTCGGTAGATCTGAGATACTGGCATGGATCAACTCTACCCTCCAACTCAACCTCGCCAAAGTCGAAGag GCTTGTTCCGGTGCGGTTCAGTGCCAGCTTATGGACGCTGTTCATCCAGGGATGGTGCCGATGCACAAAGTCAACTTGGACGCCAAGAGCGAGTACGAGATGATCCAGAACTACAAGGTTCTTCAGGACGTCTTTAACAAACTCAAGATCACTAAG CACATTGAGGTTAACAAGCTCGTGAAAGGCAGGCCGCTTGATAATTTGGAGTTCATGCAATGGATGAAGCGGTACTGCGATTCTGTCGACGGGGGCACGACGCACAA GTACAATGCTTTGGAGAGGAGAGAGGCATGCAAGGGAGGAAAAGGTGCAAGCAAGAAGGCTGTTTTATCACAATCTTCAACCAAAAGTTCCACAGCTGCCCCTAAAACTCAGTCCTCCAACAATGCTCGAAGAAATGATGCGTCTTCTGCACCAAACCCTTCAAATCCGACATTAAAGGCCTCAAGACCCACATCTAGTGGAGGCCCGGCATATGATAAAGAGGTACGAAGTCAGCATAGGAAGGGAAATTTTGGTTGTGTTGAAGTTCTAATTCTAATCTTGATGCAGATCACAGAGTTAAAGCTATCAGTGGACAGCCTTGAGAAGGAGAGGGATTTCTACTTTGGGAAATTGAGGGACATTGAAATTTTGTGCCAAAGTTCTGAGATAGAAGATTCACCT GTTGTTGAAGCCATAAAGAAGATTCTTTATGCGGCGGACAATGACGCATCAGTGGTGGCAGAAGCTCAAGCCATGCTGTCTCATCGAAAGAAGGAAGCTGAGGCCTTGAGTCCCATAGTTGAGGTTTCAGAGGAAATAAACAATTCAGAAACACACAAGAGAAAAAACATTGTGAATTTTGATGTCGATGCTGTTGGCATTACAACATTGTCACCTAGGCAAAGAGTGACTGATGCTTCCGATGTCTGTTACAGTGGGTCACCCCTAATGACCTAA
- the LOC122296183 gene encoding microtubule-associated protein RP/EB family member 1C-like isoform X2: MATNIGMMDSAYFVGRSEILAWINSTLQLNLAKVEEACSGAVQCQLMDAVHPGMVPMHKVNLDAKSEYEMIQNYKVLQDVFNKLKITKHIEVNKLVKGRPLDNLEFMQWMKRYCDSVDGGTTHKYNALERREACKGGKGASKKAVLSQSSTKSSTAAPKTQSSNNARRNDASSAPNPSNPTLKASRPTSSGGPAYDKEITELKLSVDSLEKERDFYFGKLRDIEILCQSSEIEDSPVVEAIKKILYAADNDASVVAEAQAMLSHRKKEAEALSPIVEVSEEINNSETHKRKNIVNFDVDAVGITTLSPRQRVTDASDVCYSGSPLMT; the protein is encoded by the exons ATGGCGACGAATATCGGTATGATGGATTCGGCTTACTTCGTCGGTAGATCTGAGATACTGGCATGGATCAACTCTACCCTCCAACTCAACCTCGCCAAAGTCGAAGag GCTTGTTCCGGTGCGGTTCAGTGCCAGCTTATGGACGCTGTTCATCCAGGGATGGTGCCGATGCACAAAGTCAACTTGGACGCCAAGAGCGAGTACGAGATGATCCAGAACTACAAGGTTCTTCAGGACGTCTTTAACAAACTCAAGATCACTAAG CACATTGAGGTTAACAAGCTCGTGAAAGGCAGGCCGCTTGATAATTTGGAGTTCATGCAATGGATGAAGCGGTACTGCGATTCTGTCGACGGGGGCACGACGCACAA GTACAATGCTTTGGAGAGGAGAGAGGCATGCAAGGGAGGAAAAGGTGCAAGCAAGAAGGCTGTTTTATCACAATCTTCAACCAAAAGTTCCACAGCTGCCCCTAAAACTCAGTCCTCCAACAATGCTCGAAGAAATGATGCGTCTTCTGCACCAAACCCTTCAAATCCGACATTAAAGGCCTCAAGACCCACATCTAGTGGAGGCCCGGCATATGATAAAGAG ATCACAGAGTTAAAGCTATCAGTGGACAGCCTTGAGAAGGAGAGGGATTTCTACTTTGGGAAATTGAGGGACATTGAAATTTTGTGCCAAAGTTCTGAGATAGAAGATTCACCT GTTGTTGAAGCCATAAAGAAGATTCTTTATGCGGCGGACAATGACGCATCAGTGGTGGCAGAAGCTCAAGCCATGCTGTCTCATCGAAAGAAGGAAGCTGAGGCCTTGAGTCCCATAGTTGAGGTTTCAGAGGAAATAAACAATTCAGAAACACACAAGAGAAAAAACATTGTGAATTTTGATGTCGATGCTGTTGGCATTACAACATTGTCACCTAGGCAAAGAGTGACTGATGCTTCCGATGTCTGTTACAGTGGGTCACCCCTAATGACCTAA
- the LOC122296192 gene encoding cyclin-D3-2-like, translating to MALQEEETQQLQSPQMVLDGLFCEEESFEEEDGIEEEWRKNADENVKKQSLFRSVLVENDMVWDNDELVSLIIKEGETHVCLSSLISDGPLMVARKEAVDWILRVKAHHGFSALTAFLAVNYFDRFASSLMFQRDKPWMSHLATVACLSLAAKVEETQVPLLLDLQVEESKYAFEAKTIQRMELLVLSTLQWRMNPVTPISFFDHIIRRLGLKTHLHWEFLWRCERLMVSVITDLRVMSYLPSVLATATMLHVIEDVEPYNPLKYQNQLTNVLKISEEKLNECYKLIQEISESHGHNHNRSNKRKHLSAPGSPNGVIDASFSCDSSNDSWAVASSSPEPSFKRSRAQDQQMRLPSLNRVCGCSW from the exons ATGGCTCTGCAGGAAGAAGAAACCCAACAGCTACAAAGCCCTCAAATGGTCCTTGATGGTCTCTTCTGTGAGGAGGAGAGttttgaggaagaagatggtATCGAGGAAGAATGGAGGAAGAATGCTGATGAGAATGTGAAAAAGCAGTCACTTTTCCGTTCAGTTTTGGTAGAGAATGACATGGTTTGGGATAATGATGAGCTTGTCTCCCTAATTATTAAAGAAGGAGAAACTCATGTTTGTCTGAGCAGTCTGATCTCAGATGGACCTTTGATGGTGGCTCGGAAAGAGGCTGTGGATTGGATTTTGAGGGTTAAGGCGCACCATGGGTTCTCTGCTTTGACCGCTTTTCTCGCTGTGAATTACTTCGATAGGTTTGCTTCTAGCCTGATGTTCCAGCGGGACAAGCCCTGGATGAGCCATCTCGCCACCGTGGCTTGTCTCTCTCTGGCTGCAAAGGTGGAGGAGACCCAAGTGCCACTTCTCTTAGACCTGCAA GTGGAGGAATCAAAGTACGCGTTTGAAGCAAAGACTATTCAGAGAATGGAGCTTCTAGTGCTGTCCACTCTTCAATGGAGGATGAATCCGGTGACCCCAATTTCCTTCTTTGATCACATCATCAGGAGGCTTGGTTTGAAGACCCACTTACATTGGGAGTTTCTGTGGAGGTGTGAGCGCCTTATGGTTTCTGTCATTACTG ATTTGAGGGTTATGAGCTATCTTCCTTCTGTATTAGCTACTGCAACAATGCTTCATGTTATTGAAGATGTTGAGCCATATAATCCCCTGAAATATCAGAACCAGCTTACTAATGTTCTTAAAATCAGTGAG GAAAAACTAAATGAGTGCTACAAGCTTATCCAGGAAATATCTGAGAGCCATGGCCACAATCATAATCGAAGTAACAAGCGAAAACATCTGTCAGCACCGGGCAGCCCAAATGGCGTTATTGATGCATCTTTCAGCTGTGATAGCTCTAATGACTCATGGGCTGTGGCATCATCATCCCCAGAGCCTTCTTTCAAAAGGAGCAGAGCACAGGATCAGCAGATGCGGTTGCCTTCACTAAACCGTGTCTGTGGGTGTTCTTGGTAG